The Hahella sp. HNIBRBA332 genome window below encodes:
- a CDS encoding FAD-dependent oxidoreductase, whose product MENAALTLDVAIVGGGVSGVYSAWRLQSEFGAKQAIALFEYSDRIGGRLYSITLPGLPNVVAEVGGMRYIPDAHILVANLVKYLQLPTKDFPMGAPEPVGSQDNLFFLRGARFRYRDFSSHPDKIPYNLAWTERGYGPEDLQVKIMNYLYPGFADLSLCDQMRVKVFGKEIWKYGFWDLLYRVLSNEGYMFMKDAGGYDANVANANAATQLPATEYSDETKFLTLKHGFQTLPLTLCEQFVQAPGSLLGSKRLYMNHRLTEIRYTGDDDYPYSLHFQHTHTVDGKTTDQPGETIVRAKRIILAMPRRSLELIKSEFFDDPWLQENLPSVLIQSAFKLFLAYEKPWWRSLGLVAGRSVTDLPVRQIYYMGTECEQPGGEPFLNSLLMASYNDIGTVPFWKGLEDGLPFIGYKPSCLEAEISADKIVPRTRYQVSEDMVRAAQQQVRQVHDQVELPEPYSAVFHAWDDDPYGGGWHEWKANYRLDKIMCRMRHPVEEEQIFIVGEAYSYDQGWVEGALTVAESTLEDFFAMTRPAWLPPEQPFSLMPVPCPDGCADDCDCLTCNDCKKVLDEVTQFAYKGIDNVEG is encoded by the coding sequence ATGGAAAACGCTGCATTGACCTTGGATGTCGCGATTGTCGGTGGAGGAGTTTCGGGCGTATACAGCGCCTGGCGCTTGCAGTCGGAATTTGGCGCCAAGCAGGCTATCGCACTGTTTGAGTACAGTGACCGCATCGGCGGCCGCCTCTATAGCATCACGCTGCCGGGTCTTCCCAATGTGGTGGCGGAAGTCGGCGGCATGCGATATATCCCCGACGCCCATATTCTGGTAGCCAATCTGGTCAAATACCTGCAGTTGCCGACGAAAGATTTCCCCATGGGAGCGCCAGAGCCCGTCGGCTCCCAAGACAATCTCTTCTTCTTGCGCGGCGCGCGTTTCCGCTATCGGGACTTCAGCAGTCATCCCGACAAGATTCCCTATAACCTGGCGTGGACCGAGCGCGGTTATGGGCCCGAAGACCTGCAAGTCAAAATCATGAACTATCTGTATCCCGGCTTCGCCGACCTGTCTCTGTGCGATCAGATGCGGGTGAAAGTATTCGGCAAAGAGATCTGGAAATACGGTTTCTGGGATCTGCTTTATCGAGTGCTCAGCAATGAAGGCTATATGTTCATGAAGGACGCAGGCGGCTATGACGCCAACGTGGCCAATGCCAATGCGGCGACACAGTTGCCGGCGACGGAGTACAGCGATGAGACGAAGTTTCTCACGCTGAAGCACGGTTTCCAGACGCTGCCGCTGACGCTCTGCGAACAGTTCGTACAGGCGCCGGGGAGTCTGCTTGGAAGCAAACGTCTCTATATGAATCATCGTCTGACGGAGATTCGCTACACCGGCGACGACGATTATCCCTACAGTCTGCATTTTCAACATACGCACACGGTGGATGGAAAAACCACGGACCAACCTGGCGAAACGATCGTGCGCGCCAAACGCATTATCCTGGCCATGCCGCGTCGTTCACTGGAGTTGATCAAGTCGGAATTTTTCGATGATCCCTGGCTGCAGGAAAACCTGCCGTCCGTGTTAATCCAATCCGCCTTCAAGCTGTTCCTCGCTTATGAGAAACCCTGGTGGCGCAGTCTGGGGTTGGTGGCGGGACGCTCTGTCACGGATCTGCCGGTGAGACAGATTTACTACATGGGAACCGAGTGCGAACAACCTGGCGGCGAGCCTTTCCTGAACTCTCTGCTGATGGCCTCCTATAACGATATTGGCACGGTTCCGTTCTGGAAGGGGCTGGAAGACGGCCTGCCTTTTATCGGCTACAAGCCGTCCTGTCTGGAGGCTGAAATCAGCGCCGACAAAATCGTGCCCCGCACCCGCTATCAAGTCAGCGAAGACATGGTGCGCGCCGCGCAACAGCAAGTGCGTCAGGTACATGATCAGGTAGAACTGCCGGAACCTTACAGCGCGGTGTTTCACGCCTGGGACGACGATCCCTACGGCGGCGGCTGGCATGAATGGAAAGCCAATTACCGGCTCGACAAGATCATGTGCCGCATGCGCCATCCGGTGGAGGAAGAACAGATTTTTATCGTCGGCGAAGCCTACTCTTACGATCAGGGCTGGGTGGAAGGCGCTTTGACTGTCGCCGAGTCGACCCTGGAGGATTTTTTCGCAATGACGCGCCCCGCCTGGCTGCCCCCGGAACAACCGTTTTCCCTGATGCCGGTCCCCTGCCCCGACGGTTGCGCTGACGACTGCGACTGTCTCACCTGCAATGACTGCAAGAAAGTGTTGGATGAAGTTACTCAATTTGCGTACAAAGGAATCGACAATGTTGAAGGATAA
- a CDS encoding ABC transporter substrate-binding protein: protein MTSPWSKILLLVFALTGAAGTARTESDIVEINVCGIDVANPPIYRLTMAETKETTEYKGVAYELMDEIELQAPIRIIFERRPWKRCLSQLQTGQSDAVIGSSYVPEREQFSHYPRKLDGTVDYSKLVYSNTLWLYASDPAVQWDGVSLKLPPGAQAAAGLGYSSADLLQRMGVEVIERYEPKHLANLLTSRRVAIVASYAMQVEPHLDLSDPNSPVRRLPTPLMQDDMFLVFSRQFYARHQHLAERIWDVCADIHESGRYDEIMALYFSFLDSQ from the coding sequence ATGACATCTCCATGGTCAAAAATCCTGCTCCTCGTCTTTGCGCTGACTGGAGCGGCAGGAACGGCTCGCACCGAGTCCGACATTGTTGAAATCAATGTTTGCGGCATTGATGTGGCGAATCCCCCCATCTACCGGCTGACTATGGCGGAGACGAAAGAAACGACTGAATATAAGGGCGTCGCCTATGAGTTGATGGACGAGATCGAGCTGCAGGCGCCCATACGCATTATCTTTGAGCGCCGCCCCTGGAAACGCTGCCTGTCGCAATTACAGACAGGTCAGTCGGATGCGGTGATTGGCTCCTCCTATGTGCCGGAGCGGGAGCAGTTCAGTCACTACCCCCGCAAACTCGACGGCACGGTGGACTACTCCAAGCTGGTGTACAGCAACACCCTTTGGCTGTATGCCTCAGACCCCGCGGTGCAATGGGACGGCGTGTCGCTGAAGCTGCCGCCGGGAGCGCAAGCCGCCGCCGGACTGGGATACTCCTCCGCTGACTTGCTGCAACGTATGGGGGTGGAGGTCATTGAGCGCTACGAACCCAAACACCTGGCCAATCTGCTGACCAGCCGTCGGGTGGCGATAGTCGCCAGTTACGCCATGCAGGTGGAGCCGCATCTTGATCTGAGTGATCCCAACTCGCCCGTGCGACGACTGCCCACCCCTTTAATGCAAGATGATATGTTTCTGGTCTTTTCGCGTCAGTTTTACGCCCGCCACCAACACCTGGCGGAGCGTATTTGGGACGTCTGCGCCGACATTCATGAGTCTGGCCGCTATGATGAAATCATGGCGTTATACTTCTCATTTCTGGATTCTCAGTAG
- a CDS encoding malate dehydrogenase, translating into MSETVTVAVTGAAGNVCQSLLFRLAAGEPFGPDASIRLQLIEKSESMKALEGLAMELEDCALPLLESVSLHDDPVSGFKDVDFAILTGAKPRTPSMDRMQQLQENPSIFVEQGRALGKVAKETVKTLVVGNPANTNALIAWANARYLPHHQFSALMRLDHNRALGFLARKIGINPLRIKRLTIWGNHASTLFPDASHLRIDGQPIRMALDMNWYRDIMIDQVQQRGAAVISCKGKTSSSSAAQAIIDHLRDWRFGTEEGDFVSMGVLSQGEYGVTPGLFFSYPVTCRKGRAEVVEGLDLDDFCRRMVRVTEEELVRERKAIENLLPMSPELLLARAHSEVA; encoded by the coding sequence ATGAGCGAAACCGTCACTGTCGCTGTCACCGGAGCCGCCGGAAACGTTTGTCAGTCATTGCTGTTCCGCTTGGCGGCGGGGGAGCCGTTCGGACCCGACGCCAGCATTCGTTTGCAACTGATAGAAAAGAGTGAATCCATGAAAGCCCTGGAAGGCTTGGCGATGGAGTTAGAGGACTGCGCGCTGCCTTTGTTGGAGAGCGTGAGTCTGCACGATGATCCTGTCAGCGGCTTCAAGGATGTGGACTTCGCCATCCTGACCGGCGCCAAGCCACGTACGCCCAGCATGGATCGCATGCAGCAATTACAGGAAAACCCATCAATCTTTGTCGAGCAGGGGAGAGCGCTGGGCAAGGTCGCCAAAGAGACAGTGAAGACCCTGGTCGTAGGCAATCCCGCCAACACCAACGCCTTGATCGCCTGGGCGAATGCGCGCTATCTGCCCCACCATCAATTCTCCGCTCTGATGCGGCTGGACCACAATCGAGCGCTGGGCTTTCTCGCCCGCAAAATAGGCATCAATCCGCTCCGCATCAAGCGCCTGACTATCTGGGGCAACCACGCCAGCACCTTGTTTCCGGACGCCTCTCATTTACGCATTGATGGCCAGCCCATTCGCATGGCGCTGGATATGAACTGGTATCGGGACATTATGATCGATCAAGTGCAGCAGCGAGGGGCTGCGGTTATTTCTTGCAAAGGGAAAACCAGTTCCAGCTCCGCCGCGCAAGCGATTATCGATCATTTGCGAGACTGGCGCTTTGGCACGGAAGAAGGGGATTTCGTCAGCATGGGCGTACTGAGCCAGGGAGAATATGGCGTGACGCCGGGCCTGTTCTTTTCCTACCCGGTCACCTGCCGCAAAGGTCGGGCGGAAGTGGTGGAGGGGCTGGATCTGGACGACTTCTGCCGCCGTATGGTGCGGGTGACGGAAGAAGAGCTGGTGAGAGAGCGGAAAGCGATTGAAAATTTGCTGCCAATGTCTCCAGAACTGTTACTGGCCCGCGCTCACTCGGAAGTGGCGTGA
- a CDS encoding SDR family NAD(P)-dependent oxidoreductase translates to MSKPENNSSKVALVTGASVGLGEAIAERLAHEGYDLILLARRQDKLEALAARLQTNCHIIACDICDQQAVTAAIENLPPAFAAIDLLINNAGLALGLGPAQSASWEDWSRMIEVNCTGLAFMTHLLLPSMVERNAGHIINIGSIAGSYAYFGGNVYGATKAFVEQFSRNLKADLLGTALRVTNIEPGMVGGSEFSLVRFKGDEDKAKATYENADALTPENIADCVAWAATRPANVNINRIEVMPVCQAPERLAIHRNKSEG, encoded by the coding sequence ATGAGTAAGCCGGAAAACAACAGTAGTAAAGTTGCGCTGGTCACGGGCGCATCCGTCGGCTTGGGCGAAGCTATAGCAGAACGCTTGGCGCACGAAGGGTATGACCTGATCCTGCTGGCCCGCCGTCAAGATAAACTGGAGGCGCTGGCGGCCCGTCTGCAGACCAACTGCCATATCATCGCCTGCGATATCTGCGATCAACAAGCGGTGACGGCGGCGATCGAAAACCTGCCGCCCGCGTTCGCCGCCATAGATCTGCTTATCAACAACGCCGGACTGGCGTTGGGGTTAGGTCCCGCGCAAAGCGCCTCCTGGGAAGACTGGAGCCGCATGATTGAAGTGAATTGCACCGGACTGGCGTTCATGACTCATTTGCTGTTGCCAAGTATGGTGGAGCGCAATGCCGGACATATCATCAATATCGGCTCCATCGCCGGCTCGTACGCTTACTTTGGCGGCAATGTCTACGGCGCCACCAAAGCCTTTGTCGAACAGTTCTCCCGCAATCTGAAAGCCGACCTGTTAGGCACAGCGCTGAGAGTCACCAACATTGAACCCGGTATGGTCGGCGGCAGCGAGTTCTCGCTGGTTCGTTTCAAAGGCGATGAAGACAAAGCGAAGGCGACTTATGAGAACGCCGATGCGTTAACGCCGGAGAATATCGCGGATTGCGTGGCCTGGGCGGCGACCCGCCCCGCCAATGTGAACATCAACCGCATTGAAGTGATGCCGGTGTGTCAGGCTCCCGAGCGACTGGCCATTCACCGGAATAAATCCGAAGGCTAG
- a CDS encoding GRAM domain-containing protein: MIHLAPGEDILKEGAANLQKNVETVGGKLYLTNQRLVFRAHALNVQGGVTEIPLAQVCKLTKCWTKLFGVVPLYPNSLAISTHDNTVFRFVLFGRDSWRAAIAEQVGAPA, from the coding sequence ATGATACATCTCGCGCCCGGTGAAGATATCCTGAAGGAAGGCGCCGCCAATTTGCAGAAGAACGTTGAGACGGTGGGCGGTAAGCTTTATTTGACTAATCAGCGTCTGGTTTTTCGGGCGCATGCTCTGAATGTGCAGGGTGGTGTGACGGAGATTCCTTTGGCGCAGGTTTGTAAGTTAACCAAGTGCTGGACCAAGCTGTTTGGTGTGGTTCCTCTTTATCCTAATTCTCTGGCTATCAGCACCCATGACAATACGGTCTTTCGCTTTGTGTTATTTGGGCGGGATAGTTGGCGTGCGGCCATCGCCGAGCAAGTTGGAGCGCCAGCATGA
- a CDS encoding alpha/beta fold hydrolase, with translation MAHTTNVVMIHGLMGSLSYFEPQKRVPEIRWLTPDLPGYAATPMQHGEEGFSLRGQADYVRDLILALDEGPCWVVGHSVGGAIAMILAEAYPQLVRGFISVEGNFTLNDAFWCRKVAAMSVSEWRENYTELQSDPESWLTRAEIEATPERLEWARKILFNQSAETVHEVATAIVKETVGEEYQDIVRRVVDSGLPLYLLSGEHSDAGWDTPTYARAAARQSVRQKNTGHMMMLEAPDEFCDIVANFIRSN, from the coding sequence ATGGCGCATACGACGAATGTGGTGATGATCCACGGGTTAATGGGGTCCTTGAGCTACTTCGAACCGCAAAAACGTGTTCCTGAGATTCGCTGGCTAACACCGGATTTGCCAGGTTACGCCGCGACTCCCATGCAGCATGGAGAGGAAGGTTTTTCTTTGCGTGGTCAGGCCGATTATGTCCGCGATCTGATACTGGCGCTGGATGAGGGGCCTTGTTGGGTAGTGGGGCACAGTGTAGGCGGAGCCATTGCGATGATATTGGCTGAGGCGTATCCACAGCTGGTGCGAGGCTTTATTAGCGTGGAAGGCAACTTCACTCTTAATGACGCGTTCTGGTGCCGGAAAGTCGCCGCCATGTCTGTGTCGGAGTGGCGAGAAAATTATACGGAATTGCAAAGCGATCCAGAGAGCTGGTTGACTCGAGCGGAGATTGAGGCAACCCCTGAGCGGCTGGAATGGGCGCGCAAAATCTTGTTCAACCAATCGGCGGAAACTGTCCATGAGGTAGCCACTGCCATCGTGAAAGAAACGGTCGGGGAGGAATATCAGGATATTGTTCGCCGCGTCGTGGATAGCGGCCTGCCGTTATACCTGCTCTCAGGCGAGCACTCCGACGCGGGGTGGGATACGCCTACTTATGCACGGGCAGCGGCGCGGCAAAGCGTTCGACAGAAAAATACCGGGCATATGATGATGTTGGAAGCGCCGGATGAGTTCTGCGACATTGTCGCCAACTTCATCCGGTCCAATTAG
- a CDS encoding alpha-keto acid decarboxylase family protein, protein MLKDNSFTVADYLLTRLRQLGLGKVFQVPGDYVSEFMETLEKFDGVDAVGDINELGAGYAADGYARFAGIGAVSVQYGVGTFSVLNAVAGSYVERNPVVVISASPSAQDRLIIRDKGVLFHHSTGNLNADKKVFEQVTVAAEVLSNATEAPLQIDRALTAAISKRRPIYLEAWQNVWGEPCREPEHPLRPQPPVSDRASLRAVVDETLHRLVNAKRGVIMLGIEIARYGLQEQALRMVEASGLPFTTTLEAKSVLDESHPQFIGTYAGAASCPGTREYMKNVDCILALGVIFTDDYLDLMQSGFSDIILVNDEQVRVGYEYFRNVAMTDYIDGLSAQIKSKNGFPHPLIRVHLDDGECAGWNTELGAQLTYNIFFDQLTHFFQERRLQSEIELILGESSSLYVASNINGLPQNSFIADAIWGSLGHETGCAIGVAMASGKRPYVVAGDGGFMMMCQSLSTLARNRVNAVIFVMSNGVYAIEQAFVDIKAFTPEGRFAPFDILPQWDYQSLAKAYGAMGYRAQTIDELQKILLDVESLVDCPALVEIVIPQKDLAPQIRRLAKPS, encoded by the coding sequence ATGTTGAAGGATAACTCATTTACCGTCGCCGACTATCTGCTCACCCGCCTGCGCCAGCTTGGTCTCGGCAAAGTGTTTCAAGTACCCGGCGATTATGTTTCCGAGTTCATGGAAACATTGGAAAAATTCGATGGCGTGGACGCCGTGGGAGACATCAATGAACTGGGCGCGGGCTACGCCGCCGACGGCTATGCCCGTTTCGCCGGCATCGGCGCGGTATCCGTCCAATACGGGGTCGGAACCTTCAGCGTGTTGAACGCGGTGGCGGGATCATACGTAGAGCGCAATCCAGTGGTGGTGATCAGCGCCAGCCCGTCCGCCCAGGACAGGCTGATCATTCGTGACAAAGGCGTGTTGTTTCATCATTCGACCGGCAACCTGAATGCGGATAAAAAGGTCTTTGAGCAAGTCACCGTCGCAGCAGAAGTCTTGAGCAATGCCACCGAAGCTCCATTACAGATTGATCGCGCCCTCACCGCCGCCATCAGCAAGCGCCGCCCTATTTATCTGGAAGCCTGGCAAAATGTATGGGGCGAACCCTGCCGGGAACCGGAGCACCCACTGCGACCGCAACCTCCCGTCAGCGACAGAGCGTCTTTGCGGGCAGTGGTGGATGAGACGCTGCACAGACTCGTCAACGCCAAGCGCGGCGTGATCATGCTGGGTATAGAGATCGCCCGTTACGGCCTGCAGGAACAGGCGCTACGCATGGTCGAGGCCAGTGGGCTACCCTTCACCACCACGCTGGAGGCGAAATCCGTCCTCGATGAAAGCCATCCGCAGTTCATCGGCACCTATGCGGGCGCCGCGTCCTGTCCAGGCACGCGGGAATACATGAAAAATGTCGATTGCATACTCGCCCTTGGCGTGATTTTCACCGATGACTACCTGGACCTGATGCAAAGCGGTTTCTCCGATATTATTCTGGTTAACGATGAACAGGTGCGGGTGGGCTATGAGTATTTCCGCAATGTCGCCATGACCGATTACATCGACGGCCTGTCGGCGCAGATCAAAAGCAAAAACGGATTTCCTCACCCACTGATAAGAGTCCATCTGGACGACGGCGAGTGCGCCGGCTGGAATACGGAACTGGGCGCTCAGCTCACCTACAACATCTTCTTCGATCAACTCACGCACTTCTTCCAGGAGCGACGCTTGCAGTCAGAGATCGAACTCATCCTGGGCGAAAGCTCTTCACTTTATGTGGCCAGCAATATTAACGGACTACCTCAAAACAGCTTTATCGCCGACGCCATTTGGGGATCGCTCGGACATGAGACCGGCTGCGCCATCGGCGTCGCCATGGCCAGCGGCAAGCGTCCCTATGTGGTCGCCGGCGATGGCGGTTTCATGATGATGTGCCAGTCGCTGTCCACGCTGGCGCGCAATCGCGTTAACGCGGTCATTTTCGTGATGAGCAATGGGGTTTATGCGATCGAGCAGGCCTTTGTCGATATCAAGGCGTTCACGCCGGAGGGACGTTTTGCGCCTTTCGACATCCTGCCGCAATGGGATTACCAGTCCCTCGCCAAAGCCTACGGCGCCATGGGATACCGGGCGCAGACCATCGACGAACTGCAGAAAATATTGTTGGATGTGGAGTCTCTGGTGGACTGCCCCGCACTGGTGGAAATTGTCATTCCACAAAAAGATCTGGCGCCGCAAATCCGTCGTCTGGCCAAACCATCCTGA
- a CDS encoding M28 family metallopeptidase, with translation MFPEINTKKLLPGLACLMLVTGCSDNNDSNNGGSNANKTADDYLIDLAHPTKGIGARVAGTESERKAEAYLLAELKSLGYTPSAQAFTYKDRDNNEFNSSNVIFEKAGTDADKVLVLGAHYDTTGEDLGSTGATDNGTGVSTLLDVAKRIKDKTLPYTLRFVFFGAEEKGLHGSNYYVSQLSVDDLGKIVGMVNYDTVAGGDYLYVHSADSATPYECNGDNASYAAGDTVRKGMLNASIALDGDNDFLIHPNVDGGYQAGETGDWSDHVAFACRGIPIAYVEATNFDIDGKYGKDGYSQTVNSQFWTCFDEATVGACDKDAEEKWGEIWHTGSDRIDAMESAFPGRVSSQMERAVKATVEFVSFADYYLP, from the coding sequence ATGTTTCCTGAAATAAATACAAAAAAGTTACTGCCTGGATTGGCTTGCTTGATGTTAGTGACAGGCTGTTCCGATAATAATGATTCCAATAATGGCGGATCTAACGCCAACAAAACTGCGGACGACTACTTGATCGATTTGGCGCATCCCACCAAAGGCATCGGCGCCAGGGTGGCGGGAACTGAGAGTGAGCGTAAGGCGGAAGCCTATCTGCTGGCTGAACTCAAGTCCCTGGGTTATACGCCCAGTGCGCAAGCGTTTACCTACAAAGATCGAGACAACAATGAGTTTAACTCCAGCAATGTCATCTTTGAGAAGGCCGGGACCGACGCTGATAAAGTACTGGTGTTAGGCGCTCATTACGACACCACCGGTGAAGATCTTGGCTCCACCGGCGCCACGGATAATGGTACAGGTGTGTCCACGCTGTTGGATGTGGCCAAGCGCATTAAAGATAAGACCTTACCTTACACTTTGCGTTTCGTTTTCTTCGGCGCAGAAGAGAAAGGCCTGCATGGTTCCAATTACTATGTGAGTCAGTTATCGGTAGATGATCTGGGCAAGATTGTCGGTATGGTTAACTACGACACGGTGGCCGGCGGCGATTATCTGTATGTGCACTCCGCTGACAGCGCCACGCCTTATGAGTGTAACGGCGACAACGCCTCCTATGCGGCTGGAGATACTGTACGCAAGGGGATGTTGAACGCATCTATCGCTTTGGATGGCGACAATGACTTCCTAATACATCCAAACGTGGATGGCGGCTATCAGGCGGGGGAGACCGGCGACTGGTCTGATCACGTTGCATTCGCCTGTCGCGGTATTCCCATTGCATACGTTGAAGCCACTAACTTCGATATTGATGGGAAATATGGGAAAGACGGCTATTCGCAGACTGTTAATTCCCAGTTCTGGACCTGCTTCGACGAAGCGACTGTTGGCGCCTGCGATAAAGACGCCGAGGAGAAGTGGGGAGAAATCTGGCATACCGGCAGCGACCGGATCGACGCCATGGAGTCCGCCTTCCCCGGCAGAGTCAGCAGTCAGATGGAGCGAGCGGTTAAGGCGACGGTAGAGTTCGTCTCTTTCGCAGACTACTATTTGCCTTGA